In Mycobacterium sp. Aquia_216, a genomic segment contains:
- a CDS encoding DUF7455 domain-containing protein produces MNATLTTRELTRADRCDRCGAAARVRAKLPSGAELLFCQHHANEHEARLVELAAVLEVSES; encoded by the coding sequence ATGAATGCAACTCTGACAACACGCGAGCTGACTCGAGCCGACCGCTGCGATCGCTGCGGTGCCGCAGCTCGTGTACGCGCCAAGCTGCCTTCTGGAGCCGAGCTTCTCTTCTGCCAACATCACGCGAACGAGCACGAGGCGAGGCTCGTCGAACTCGCCGCCGTGCTGGAGGTCAGCGAAAGCTAG
- a CDS encoding DUF952 domain-containing protein, whose product MVSAPDVLVHLCAVDEWSRARERGAIHPPAPGADGTAPFIHLSAPEQVHLPANRLFRGRRDLLLLHIDPALLDAPVRWEPGVPTDPEAMLFPHLYGPLPVAAVKWVTVYVPGPGGIFAPVAGAQDPSRDPR is encoded by the coding sequence GTGGTCTCAGCTCCTGACGTACTGGTGCATTTGTGTGCGGTCGACGAGTGGTCTCGCGCCCGCGAGCGCGGCGCGATCCACCCCCCGGCGCCGGGGGCGGACGGCACTGCCCCGTTCATCCATCTCTCGGCGCCTGAGCAGGTGCATCTGCCCGCGAACCGGCTCTTCCGCGGGCGCCGGGATTTGTTGCTACTGCACATCGACCCGGCTTTGCTGGACGCGCCGGTGCGTTGGGAGCCGGGCGTGCCAACCGATCCGGAGGCGATGCTGTTCCCGCACCTGTACGGGCCGCTGCCGGTCGCCGCTGTGAAATGGGTCACCGTTTATGTGCCGGGGCCAGGGGGAATCTTCGCGCCGGTCGCCGGTGCTCAGGACCCTTCTCGGGACCCTAGGTAG
- a CDS encoding RidA family protein, with translation MSAIRRLVSSGSDYESTVGYSRAVRVGPYVAVAGTTGTGPAGDISAQAQDALRRIEIALEEAGASLTDVVRTRIYVTDISRWREVAAVHARIFGEIRPVATMVEVSALIAPELLVEIEADAYLGSREGS, from the coding sequence ATGTCCGCCATCCGCAGGCTCGTCTCGTCAGGATCCGACTACGAATCGACGGTCGGTTACTCGCGCGCGGTCCGAGTAGGCCCGTACGTGGCGGTCGCCGGCACCACCGGCACCGGACCCGCGGGTGATATCTCCGCGCAGGCCCAAGACGCCTTGCGCCGCATCGAGATTGCGCTCGAAGAGGCGGGCGCTTCGCTGACCGACGTGGTGCGCACCCGGATCTACGTGACCGACATCTCCCGGTGGCGCGAGGTCGCGGCCGTGCATGCGCGGATCTTCGGGGAAATACGACCCGTGGCGACCATGGTCGAAGTCTCGGCACTGATAGCACCCGAGCTGCTGGTCGAGATCGAAGCCGACGCCTACCTAGGGTCCCGAGAAGGGTCCTGA
- a CDS encoding RNA polymerase sigma factor — translation MAATKTSPVTDEPVKRTTATKAPVKRPAAKAANGTAPAKRATKTAADDDTEATPETGAAKKSRTPAKAAGKAPAGRGTKATAKGDDDESPEGVEENVAEDLDGEPDLEAEPVEDLDLDVVLDDLEDDVEVVADEADAGDGDDAEEGVIAAKPAAVKKAPEEDEEIAEPSEKDKASGDFVWDEDESEALRQARKDAELTASADSVRAYLKQIGKVALLNAEEEVELAKRIEAGLYATQLMTEHAERGDKLPAAQRRDMMWICRDGDRAKNHLLEANLRLVVSLAKRYTGRGMAFLDLIQEGNLGLIRAVEKFDYTKGYKFSTYATWWIRQAITRAMADQARTIRIPVHMVEVINKLGRIQRELLQDLGREPTPEELAKEMDITPEKVLEIQQYAREPISLDQTIGDEGDSQLGDFIEDSEAVVAVDAVSFTLLQDQLQSVLETLSEREAGVVRLRFGLTDGQPRTLDEIGQVYGVTRERIRQIESKTMSKLRHPSRSQVLRDYLD, via the coding sequence GTGGCAGCGACCAAGACGAGCCCGGTAACCGATGAGCCGGTGAAGCGCACCACCGCCACGAAAGCCCCCGTCAAGCGGCCCGCGGCAAAAGCCGCCAACGGCACCGCGCCGGCGAAACGCGCGACGAAGACTGCAGCGGACGACGACACCGAGGCGACCCCCGAGACCGGCGCCGCCAAGAAGAGCCGCACTCCCGCCAAGGCCGCCGGCAAGGCGCCCGCGGGCCGCGGAACCAAGGCCACTGCCAAAGGCGACGACGACGAGAGCCCCGAGGGCGTCGAAGAGAACGTCGCCGAGGACCTCGACGGCGAGCCGGATCTCGAAGCCGAGCCCGTCGAGGACCTGGACCTCGACGTCGTCCTCGACGACCTCGAGGACGACGTCGAAGTCGTCGCCGACGAGGCCGACGCCGGCGACGGGGACGACGCCGAGGAGGGTGTGATCGCTGCCAAGCCGGCCGCGGTCAAGAAAGCGCCCGAGGAGGACGAGGAGATCGCCGAGCCTTCCGAAAAGGACAAGGCTTCCGGCGATTTCGTGTGGGACGAGGACGAATCCGAGGCGTTGCGGCAGGCACGCAAGGACGCCGAACTCACCGCATCCGCGGACTCGGTCCGGGCCTACCTCAAACAGATCGGCAAGGTGGCTCTGCTCAATGCCGAGGAAGAGGTCGAGCTCGCCAAGCGGATCGAAGCCGGACTGTATGCCACCCAGCTGATGACCGAGCATGCGGAGCGCGGCGACAAGCTGCCCGCCGCTCAGCGCCGCGACATGATGTGGATCTGCCGCGACGGCGACCGCGCCAAAAACCACCTGCTGGAAGCCAACCTGCGACTGGTGGTCTCGCTGGCCAAGCGCTACACGGGCCGCGGGATGGCCTTCCTCGACCTGATCCAGGAAGGCAACCTGGGTCTGATCCGCGCGGTCGAGAAGTTCGACTACACCAAGGGTTACAAGTTCTCCACCTACGCGACGTGGTGGATTCGTCAGGCGATCACCCGCGCCATGGCCGACCAGGCCCGCACCATCCGCATCCCGGTGCACATGGTCGAGGTGATCAACAAGCTGGGCCGCATCCAGCGCGAGCTGCTGCAGGATCTGGGCCGTGAGCCCACACCCGAAGAGCTGGCGAAGGAAATGGACATCACGCCGGAGAAGGTGCTGGAGATCCAGCAGTATGCCCGCGAGCCCATCTCGCTGGACCAGACCATCGGTGACGAGGGCGACAGCCAGCTCGGTGACTTCATCGAGGACAGCGAAGCGGTCGTGGCGGTCGACGCGGTGTCGTTCACGTTGTTGCAAGACCAGTTGCAGTCGGTGCTCGAGACGCTCTCGGAGCGTGAAGCCGGCGTAGTACGGCTGCGCTTCGGTCTCACCGACGGCCAGCCTCGTACCCTCGACGAGATCGGCCAGGTCTACGGCGTGACCCGCGAGCGCATCCGCCAGATCGAATCCAAGACCATGTCGAAGTTGCGCCACCCCAGCCGCTCCCAGGTCTTGCGCGACTACCTCGACTAA
- the ppgK gene encoding polyphosphate--glucose phosphotransferase, whose translation MTSTDSATDAPGTEAASGPPQRRGFGIDVGGSGIKGGIVDLDTGLLVGDRVKLLTPQPATPSAVAKTIAKVANEFGWTGPLGVTYPGVVTHGIVQTAANVDRAWIGTNARDVFSAELDGQPVTVLNDADAAGLAEERYGAGKNNSGLVVLLTFGTGIGSALIHHGKLIPNTEFGHLEVGGKEAEKRAASSVKENKGWSYKRWTKEVTRVLIAIENAIWPDLIIAGGGISRKADQWVPLLENRTQVVPAALLNTAGIVGAAMASTTDVTH comes from the coding sequence ATGACCAGCACCGACTCGGCCACGGACGCACCCGGCACCGAGGCAGCTTCCGGCCCGCCGCAGCGTCGTGGATTCGGCATCGACGTCGGCGGAAGCGGAATCAAAGGCGGAATCGTCGACCTTGACACCGGACTGTTGGTCGGCGACCGGGTCAAACTGCTGACACCGCAACCCGCCACCCCGTCGGCCGTCGCGAAGACCATCGCCAAGGTCGCCAACGAATTCGGGTGGACGGGTCCGCTCGGCGTGACCTACCCCGGCGTCGTCACCCACGGCATCGTCCAGACGGCCGCCAACGTGGACCGCGCCTGGATCGGGACCAACGCGCGCGACGTCTTCAGTGCCGAGCTGGACGGCCAGCCGGTCACGGTCCTCAACGACGCCGACGCGGCCGGGCTCGCCGAAGAGCGGTACGGGGCGGGCAAGAACAATTCGGGGTTGGTCGTGTTGCTCACCTTTGGAACGGGAATCGGCTCCGCCCTGATTCACCATGGGAAGCTGATACCCAACACCGAGTTCGGCCATCTTGAAGTGGGCGGCAAGGAGGCCGAGAAACGCGCGGCGTCGTCGGTCAAAGAAAATAAGGGGTGGAGCTACAAGCGCTGGACCAAGGAGGTGACCAGGGTGCTGATCGCCATCGAGAACGCGATATGGCCCGACCTGATCATCGCCGGTGGTGGGATCAGCCGAAAGGCCGACCAATGGGTGCCGCTGCTGGAAAACCGGACCCAGGTCGTACCGGCGGCCTTGCTCAATACCGCCGGTATAGTCGGCGCCGCGATGGCCTCGACCACGGACGTGACGCACTGA
- a CDS encoding inositol monophosphatase family protein, whose protein sequence is MTRLDDQAAALRSVAETLAAEAAEFVRSRRAEVFGAHPGAIDNGAVRSKSTPTDPVTVVDTETEGLLRDRLAELRPGDPILGEEGGGPAEPGAGSGDAVTWVLDPIDGTVNFVYDIPAYAVSVGAQVNGASVAGAVADVVGGRIYSAAQGLGAHFIDEQGTHPLRCADVDDLSMALLGTGFGYSIGRRTTQAALLAQLLPLVRDVRRIGSAALDLCMVAAGRLDAYYEHGLQVWDRAAGALIAAEAGARVLVPPPDGPVGGAGLVVAAAPGIADQLLAALNQFDALGPIAD, encoded by the coding sequence GTGACCCGACTCGACGACCAGGCCGCGGCGCTGCGCTCAGTGGCCGAAACGCTCGCCGCCGAGGCCGCCGAGTTCGTGAGATCTCGACGCGCCGAGGTGTTCGGCGCCCACCCGGGCGCGATCGACAATGGCGCGGTGCGGTCGAAGAGCACACCGACCGATCCGGTGACGGTGGTCGATACCGAGACCGAAGGGCTGCTGCGCGATCGGTTGGCCGAATTGCGGCCCGGGGACCCGATTCTCGGGGAGGAGGGCGGCGGGCCCGCCGAGCCGGGAGCCGGATCCGGCGATGCGGTCACCTGGGTGCTCGACCCGATCGACGGCACGGTGAACTTCGTCTACGACATCCCGGCCTACGCGGTGTCGGTCGGGGCACAGGTCAACGGCGCGTCGGTGGCAGGCGCCGTCGCCGACGTCGTCGGGGGCCGGATCTATTCCGCGGCACAAGGACTCGGCGCACACTTCATCGACGAGCAGGGGACGCACCCGTTGCGGTGCGCGGATGTCGACGATTTGTCGATGGCCTTGCTGGGCACCGGATTTGGGTATTCGATCGGACGCCGCACCACCCAGGCGGCGCTGCTGGCGCAGCTGCTGCCGTTGGTTCGCGACGTGCGTCGCATCGGTTCGGCGGCGCTGGATTTGTGCATGGTTGCGGCGGGGCGGCTCGACGCCTACTACGAGCACGGGCTGCAGGTGTGGGATCGCGCGGCGGGTGCGCTGATCGCCGCCGAGGCCGGGGCGCGGGTGTTGGTGCCGCCGCCGGACGGGCCGGTCGGTGGTGCCGGGTTGGTGGTGGCGGCCGCGCCCGGGATCGCCGATCAGCTGTTGGCGGCCCTCAACCAATTCGACGCCCTTGGGCCGATCGCGGACTGA
- the cei gene encoding envelope integrity protein Cei, with amino-acid sequence MVAQITEGTAFDKHGRPFRRRNPRPAIVVLVFLVLVTGVAWTVALTRPAKVREAEVCNPPPQPTGSAAPAQLGEQMSRSAMTDVSPAKLSDIKVRVLNASGRGGQAADVAGAMKDLGFAQPTAANDPIYAGTRLTCQSQIRFGTAGQASAAAVWLVAPCSELFNDNRADDSVDLAIGTEFTALAHNDDIDSVLASLRPGATGASDPSLLSKIHASSC; translated from the coding sequence GTGGTCGCACAAATCACCGAGGGTACAGCCTTCGACAAGCACGGTCGGCCCTTTCGGCGACGCAATCCCCGGCCGGCGATTGTCGTGCTGGTTTTCCTGGTGTTGGTCACGGGTGTGGCCTGGACCGTGGCGCTGACCCGGCCCGCGAAAGTTCGCGAAGCCGAAGTGTGCAACCCGCCCCCACAGCCGACCGGGTCGGCGGCACCGGCCCAACTCGGCGAACAAATGTCGCGCAGCGCGATGACCGATGTGTCGCCCGCCAAACTCAGCGACATCAAGGTCCGCGTCCTCAACGCCAGCGGCCGCGGCGGCCAGGCCGCCGACGTCGCCGGCGCGATGAAGGATCTGGGCTTCGCGCAGCCGACCGCGGCCAACGACCCGATTTACGCCGGCACCCGCCTGACGTGCCAAAGCCAGATTCGCTTCGGCACGGCCGGGCAGGCCAGCGCCGCCGCGGTGTGGTTGGTAGCCCCGTGCAGCGAGCTGTTCAACGACAACCGCGCCGATGACTCCGTGGATCTGGCGATCGGCACGGAATTCACCGCCCTGGCCCACAACGACGACATCGACTCCGTCCTCGCCAGCCTGCGTCCCGGGGCCACCGGGGCATCCGATCCCTCGCTGCTGTCGAAGATTCACGCCAGCAGCTGCTGA
- a CDS encoding DUF4193 domain-containing protein, whose product MPTDYDAPRRTETDDVSEDSLEELKARRNEAASAVVDVDESESAENFELPGADLSGEELSVRVIPKQADEFTCSSCFLVQHRSRLASEKNGVMICTDCAA is encoded by the coding sequence ATGCCTACCGACTATGACGCTCCACGGCGTACCGAAACTGACGACGTTTCGGAGGACTCGCTGGAGGAGCTGAAGGCTCGACGGAACGAGGCGGCATCGGCTGTTGTCGACGTCGACGAATCCGAGTCCGCCGAGAATTTCGAACTGCCTGGCGCTGACCTGTCCGGCGAGGAGCTATCGGTTCGGGTCATTCCGAAACAAGCCGACGAGTTCACCTGCTCGAGCTGCTTTTTGGTGCAACACCGCAGCCGGCTTGCCAGCGAGAAGAACGGTGTGATGATTTGCACCGACTGCGCAGCTTGA
- a CDS encoding DUF3093 domain-containing protein, with protein MSGTRVAPHSVRYRERLWVPWWWWPPAFALATLIAVEVNLGVKALPDWLPFVVLFIVAIGALLWLGRIEIQVTAGDDGVVQLWAAEAHLPVTVIARSAEIAPSAKSAALGRQLDPAAYVLHRAWVKPMILLVLDDPDDPTPYWLVSCRHPDRVLSALTS; from the coding sequence GTGTCCGGTACGCGCGTCGCTCCGCACAGTGTCCGATATCGCGAGCGACTGTGGGTCCCATGGTGGTGGTGGCCACCGGCCTTCGCGCTGGCGACGTTGATTGCCGTCGAGGTCAACCTGGGCGTCAAGGCACTCCCCGACTGGCTGCCGTTCGTGGTGCTGTTCATCGTCGCCATCGGAGCGCTGTTGTGGCTGGGCCGCATCGAGATCCAAGTCACCGCCGGCGACGACGGGGTGGTGCAACTGTGGGCCGCCGAAGCCCACCTGCCGGTCACCGTGATCGCCCGGTCGGCGGAAATCGCGCCGTCGGCGAAGTCGGCGGCACTGGGTCGTCAGCTCGACCCCGCGGCGTATGTGCTGCATCGCGCATGGGTGAAACCGATGATTTTGCTGGTCCTCGACGACCCAGACGACCCGACGCCGTACTGGTTGGTGAGCTGCCGTCACCCCGACCGGGTGCTGTCGGCCTTGACAAGCTGA
- the dut gene encoding dUTP diphosphatase — MKVVRLDPELPLPSRAHDGDAGVDLYSAEDVRLDPGQRALVRTGVAVAVPYGMVGLVHPRSGLAARVGLSIVNTPGTIDAGYRGEIKVALINLDPAEPIVVHRGDRIAQLLVQRVELVELVEVASFDEAGLAETSRGDGGHGSSGGHASL; from the coding sequence GTGAAAGTTGTCCGCCTCGACCCCGAGCTTCCGCTGCCCAGCCGTGCCCACGACGGCGACGCGGGGGTTGATCTTTACAGCGCCGAAGACGTCCGGCTGGACCCCGGGCAACGCGCCCTGGTCCGAACGGGCGTGGCGGTCGCCGTCCCGTACGGAATGGTCGGTTTGGTGCACCCTCGCTCGGGATTGGCTGCGCGGGTTGGACTTTCGATCGTCAACACTCCGGGTACCATTGACGCAGGCTATCGCGGCGAGATCAAGGTTGCGCTGATCAACCTCGACCCGGCCGAACCGATCGTGGTGCACCGCGGCGATCGCATCGCCCAGTTGCTGGTGCAACGGGTCGAGTTAGTCGAGCTGGTCGAGGTCGCGTCGTTCGACGAGGCCGGGCTGGCCGAAACATCCCGTGGCGACGGTGGCCACGGTTCCTCCGGCGGACATGCGAGTTTGTGA
- a CDS encoding DUF3710 domain-containing protein, which yields MAAFGRRSGKDDSDDTSAAPSGDDAAEAPADPRAAAEQAGEELDEEVEGPFDIDDFDDPSVAELARLDLGSVLIPMPEAGQLQVELTETGIPSAVWVVTPNGRFTIAAYAAPKTGSLWREVAGELADSLRKDSADVSIKDGPWGREVVGTASGVVRFIGVDGYRWMIRCVINGPHETIEALEQEARAALADTVVRRGDTPLPVRTPLAVNLPEPMAEQLRQAAQQQAEAQQAAEQAEGEQPLNEPAARRSVDGSAMQQLRTTTGG from the coding sequence ATGGCTGCTTTCGGTAGACGTTCAGGCAAAGACGACAGCGACGACACTTCCGCCGCGCCGTCCGGCGACGACGCGGCCGAGGCGCCCGCCGACCCGCGGGCCGCCGCTGAGCAGGCCGGCGAAGAGTTGGACGAAGAGGTGGAGGGCCCGTTCGACATCGACGACTTCGACGACCCTTCGGTCGCGGAGCTGGCCCGGCTCGATCTGGGCTCGGTGCTCATCCCGATGCCGGAGGCCGGCCAGCTGCAGGTCGAGCTGACCGAGACCGGCATCCCGAGCGCGGTCTGGGTCGTCACGCCCAATGGCCGCTTCACGATCGCCGCCTATGCCGCCCCCAAGACGGGTAGCCTGTGGCGTGAGGTGGCCGGCGAGCTCGCCGACTCGCTGCGCAAGGATTCGGCCGATGTCAGCATCAAGGACGGCCCGTGGGGTCGCGAGGTGGTCGGTACCGCCTCGGGCGTGGTGCGCTTCATCGGCGTCGACGGCTACCGCTGGATGATCCGCTGCGTCATCAACGGCCCGCACGAGACCATCGAGGCACTCGAGCAGGAGGCGCGTGCGGCGTTGGCGGACACGGTGGTTCGCCGCGGCGACACCCCGCTGCCGGTGCGGACGCCGCTGGCGGTGAACCTCCCCGAGCCGATGGCCGAGCAGTTGCGTCAGGCGGCCCAGCAGCAGGCCGAGGCGCAGCAGGCCGCCGAACAGGCCGAGGGGGAGCAGCCGCTCAACGAACCGGCGGCCCGCCGCAGCGTGGACGGATCGGCTATGCAGCAGTTGCGCACCACCACCGGCGGCTAG
- a CDS encoding alpha/beta hydrolase, which translates to MGVDLRGVTTVLLPGTGSDDVYVNRAFAGPMRDAGARLVTPAPRPDRLVDGYLSALDDAAREGAIAVGGISIGAAVATAWALANPGLTVAVLAALPAWAGAPGSAPAALAARYSASQLRADGLAAATARMRASSPAWLAEELTRSWLAQWPLLPDAMDEAAAYVAPSCDELNTLVAPLGVAAAVDDPIHPLQAGVDWVAAAPRAALRTVTLDQVGADSATLGAACLAALADA; encoded by the coding sequence GTGGGTGTCGATCTGCGCGGAGTCACGACCGTGCTGTTGCCCGGAACCGGATCCGACGACGTGTACGTCAACCGTGCGTTCGCCGGGCCCATGCGCGACGCCGGCGCACGGTTGGTCACCCCTGCGCCGCGGCCGGATCGTCTGGTCGACGGTTACCTGTCCGCGTTGGACGACGCCGCCCGCGAAGGTGCCATCGCGGTCGGCGGAATCTCGATTGGAGCTGCGGTGGCGACCGCCTGGGCACTCGCGAATCCAGGCCTCACGGTCGCCGTGCTGGCCGCGCTGCCGGCCTGGGCCGGAGCGCCGGGCTCGGCACCGGCTGCTCTGGCGGCGCGGTATTCGGCATCCCAGCTACGCGCCGATGGCCTGGCCGCGGCGACCGCACGGATGCGCGCGTCGAGCCCGGCCTGGCTGGCCGAGGAGCTGACCCGGTCCTGGCTTGCCCAGTGGCCGCTGCTGCCCGACGCCATGGACGAAGCGGCCGCCTACGTCGCGCCGAGTTGTGACGAACTCAACACACTTGTCGCTCCCCTCGGGGTGGCCGCCGCGGTCGACGATCCGATTCATCCGCTGCAGGCCGGCGTCGACTGGGTGGCCGCCGCGCCGCGCGCGGCCCTGCGGACGGTGACGCTCGACCAGGTCGGCGCGGACAGTGCCACGCTCGGGGCGGCCTGCCTGGCGGCGCTGGCCGACGCCTAG
- a CDS encoding OB-fold nucleic acid binding domain-containing protein: MGAQGYLRRLTRRLTEDPEQRDSEELSDEVASTGAQRAIDCERGQEVTMVGTLRSVECNGKGCAGGVKAELFDGSDTVTLVWLGQRRIPGIDSGRTLRVRGRMGKLENGTKAIYNPHYEIQR, translated from the coding sequence ATGGGGGCTCAAGGATATTTGCGCCGCCTCACCCGTCGGCTGACGGAGGACCCGGAGCAGCGCGATTCCGAGGAGTTGTCCGACGAGGTCGCCAGCACGGGCGCACAGCGCGCGATCGATTGCGAACGTGGCCAGGAGGTCACGATGGTTGGCACGTTGCGCAGCGTCGAATGTAACGGCAAAGGCTGTGCGGGCGGCGTCAAGGCCGAGCTGTTCGACGGCAGTGACACCGTGACCCTGGTGTGGCTGGGCCAGCGCCGCATCCCCGGTATCGACTCGGGACGCACTTTGCGGGTGCGCGGCCGGATGGGCAAGCTGGAGAACGGAACCAAGGCCATCTACAACCCGCACTACGAAATTCAGCGTTGA
- a CDS encoding DUF3159 domain-containing protein: MSGLIYSSLPVVTFVAASSLLGLLPAIGAALGVAALVLVWRLIRRDSTQPAFSGFVGVAVCALIAYIVGASKGYFLLGIWISLLWAVVFALSVLIRRPLVGYAWSWATGRDRAWRDVPRAVYAFDVATVCWVLVFGARFVVQRLLYDADQTGWLAAARIGMGWPLTALAALVTYGAIKAAQRAMAGAGIGFGPASVQLDADTVGD; the protein is encoded by the coding sequence ATGAGCGGTCTGATCTACTCGTCGCTGCCCGTCGTCACCTTCGTGGCGGCCTCCAGCCTGTTGGGCCTGCTGCCCGCGATCGGGGCGGCACTCGGTGTGGCCGCATTGGTCCTCGTCTGGCGGCTGATCCGACGGGATTCCACGCAGCCCGCGTTCTCCGGGTTCGTCGGAGTAGCCGTCTGCGCGCTGATCGCCTACATCGTCGGAGCATCCAAGGGCTACTTCCTGCTCGGCATCTGGATCTCGTTGTTGTGGGCTGTGGTCTTCGCCCTGTCCGTCCTGATCCGACGGCCGCTGGTCGGCTACGCCTGGAGCTGGGCCACCGGGCGCGACCGGGCCTGGCGCGACGTCCCGCGCGCCGTCTACGCGTTCGACGTCGCGACGGTGTGCTGGGTGCTGGTATTCGGGGCTCGGTTCGTGGTGCAGCGGCTGCTCTACGACGCCGACCAGACCGGCTGGCTGGCCGCGGCGCGCATCGGGATGGGCTGGCCGCTGACCGCGCTGGCCGCGCTGGTGACCTACGGGGCGATCAAGGCCGCGCAGCGCGCCATGGCCGGTGCCGGAATCGGATTCGGCCCGGCGTCCGTGCAGCTCGACGCCGACACCGTCGGCGACTAG
- a CDS encoding potassium channel family protein, with protein sequence MKVAVAGAGAVGRSVARELLENNHDITLIERNPDHVDVDAIPAAHWRLGDACELSLLESVHLEDFDVVVAATGDDKANVVLSLLAKTEFAVPRVVARVNDPRNEWLFTDAWGVDVLVSTPRMLASLIEEAVAVGDLVRLMEFRRGQANLVEITLPDDTPWGGKPVRRLDLPRDTALVTILRGPRVIVPEDDEPLEGGDELLFVAVADAEEDLRKLLLPAVVPPAS encoded by the coding sequence ATGAAGGTAGCTGTCGCCGGAGCCGGCGCGGTCGGCCGCTCGGTCGCTCGCGAGCTCCTCGAGAACAACCACGACATCACCCTGATCGAACGTAACCCCGACCACGTCGACGTCGACGCGATCCCTGCCGCGCACTGGCGTCTCGGCGACGCCTGCGAACTGAGCCTGCTGGAGTCGGTGCACCTCGAGGATTTCGACGTGGTGGTCGCCGCGACCGGTGACGACAAAGCCAACGTGGTGCTCAGCCTGCTGGCCAAGACCGAGTTCGCGGTGCCCCGGGTGGTGGCCCGGGTCAACGACCCCCGCAACGAATGGCTGTTCACCGACGCCTGGGGTGTGGATGTGTTGGTGTCCACCCCGCGGATGCTCGCTTCGCTGATCGAAGAGGCCGTCGCCGTGGGCGATTTGGTGCGCCTGATGGAATTCCGGCGGGGCCAGGCCAACCTGGTCGAGATCACCCTGCCCGACGACACGCCCTGGGGCGGCAAGCCGGTACGCCGGCTCGACCTGCCCCGGGATACCGCGCTGGTGACCATCCTGCGCGGGCCGCGCGTCATCGTGCCGGAAGACGACGAGCCACTGGAAGGCGGCGACGAGTTGCTGTTCGTCGCGGTCGCCGACGCCGAAGAGGATCTGCGCAAGCTGCTGCTGCCGGCGGTGGTGCCGCCCGCCAGCTAG
- a CDS encoding potassium channel family protein, with product MRVVVMGCGRVGSSLADGLSRIGHDVAVIDRDSSAFNRLSPEFAGERVLGQGFDRDVLLKARIEEADAFAAVSSGDNSNIISARLARETFGVKRVVARIYDAKRAEVYERLGIPTIATVPWTTDRLLNALTRESETAKWRDPTGTVAVAEVVLHEDWAGRRATDLEQATGARVAFLIRFGTGILPEPKTVIQASDQVYIAAISGRAAEAVAIAALPPADDIDSGAGH from the coding sequence GTGCGGGTGGTTGTGATGGGCTGCGGCCGGGTGGGCTCTTCGTTGGCCGACGGGCTGTCCCGTATTGGCCACGATGTCGCGGTGATCGACCGCGACAGCTCGGCGTTCAATCGGTTGAGCCCCGAGTTCGCCGGCGAGCGGGTGCTGGGCCAGGGCTTCGACCGCGATGTGCTGCTGAAGGCTCGCATCGAGGAGGCTGACGCCTTCGCCGCGGTGTCCTCCGGCGACAACTCCAACATCATCTCGGCCCGGCTGGCCCGTGAGACGTTCGGCGTCAAGCGGGTGGTGGCCCGGATTTACGACGCCAAGCGTGCCGAGGTCTACGAACGCCTCGGCATCCCAACGATTGCCACCGTGCCGTGGACCACCGACCGCCTGCTCAACGCGCTCACCCGGGAGAGCGAGACCGCCAAGTGGCGCGACCCCACCGGCACGGTCGCCGTCGCCGAGGTCGTCCTGCATGAGGACTGGGCGGGCCGGCGCGCCACCGATCTGGAGCAGGCCACCGGCGCGCGGGTGGCCTTTCTGATCCGGTTCGGCACCGGCATCCTGCCCGAGCCGAAGACGGTCATCCAGGCCAGCGATCAGGTTTACATCGCCGCGATATCCGGCCGCGCAGCCGAGGCGGTGGCCATCGCTGCCCTGCCGCCCGCCGACGACATCGATTCGGGGGCGGGGCATTGA